The following coding sequences are from one Panicum hallii strain FIL2 chromosome 5, PHallii_v3.1, whole genome shotgun sequence window:
- the LOC112891457 gene encoding squamosa promoter-binding-like protein 2 produces the protein MDWDAKMLPAWDLGTVVGPSSGVGVVAAAGASGGGALDLKLGGPTSWRAVATAPAAVPLPSPPAPPRPSSSSSSAPAKRPRAGQAQQAVPACSVEGCAADLSKGRDYHRRHKVCEAHSKTPVVTVAGQQQRFCQQCSRFHSLGEFDDTKRSCRKRLDGHNRRRRKPQPDPLNPGGLFANHHGVARFASYPQLFASSMADPKWPVVKTEADIFQDHYYPAAHLNGAGSLFHGKDRKHFPFLTNHHHGGDAAGAFASQPFTITAASSESSSKQSNGNCALSLLSDNPTRAQTTTMIPTAQPLGAALQYGGAARLPDGGDVSLTGMSYARLGDSKQASILTTSTSHTAVASPGPGTQLQYHDYYHVSGGDQGNCPDGAAIQAIPFSSW, from the exons ATGGACTGGGACGCCAAGATGCTCCCTGCGTGGGACCTCGGCACGGTGGTCGGCCCCAGCAGCGGGGTCGGTGTcgtcgcggccgccggcgccagcgGAGGCGGGGCGCTGGACCTGAAGCTGGGCGGGCCGACGAGCTGGAGGGCGGTGGccacggcgccggcggccgtccCGCTGCCgtcaccgcccgcgccgccgcggccgtcgtCGTCTTCGTCTTCCGCGCCGGCGAAGCGGCCGCGCGCGGGGCAGGCGCAGCAGGCAGTGCCGGCGTGCTCCGTGGAGGGCTGCGCCGCGGACCTGTCCAAGGGCCGCGACTACCACCGCCGGCACAAGGTCTGCGAGGCGCACTCCAAGACGCCCGTCGTCACCGTCGCCGGCCAGCAGCAGCGCTTCTGCCAGCAGTGCAGCAG GTTTCATTCGCTTGGTGAGTTCGATGACACGAAGAGGAGCTGCAGGAAGCGCCTTGATGGGCACAATCGGCGCCGCCGCAAGCCGCAGCCGGACCCTCTCAACCCCGGAGGCTTGTTTGCTAACCACCATG GAGTGGCAAGATTCGCATCGTACCCGCAGCTCTTCGCTTCATCCATGGCAGATCCCAAATGGCCGGTCGTGAAGACAGAGGCCGACATTTTCCAAGACCACTACTACCCGGCCGCCCACCTCAACGGTGCCGGCTCCCTCTTCCACGGCAAGGACCGGAAGCACTTCCCTTTCCTGACCAACCACCACCATGGCGGTGACGCAGCTGGGGCCTTCGCCAGCCAGCCCTTCACCATCACCGCCGCTTCCTCAGAGAGCAGCAGCAAGCAAAGCAACGGCAACTGTGCTCTCTCTCTTCTGTCAGACAACCCGACACGGGCACAGACGACGACCATGATCCCGACCGCGCAGCCCCTCGGCGCGGCGCTGCAgtacggcggcgcggcgcggctccCCGACGGCGGCGACGTCTCGCTCACCGGGATGTCGTACGCGAGGTTGGGAGACAGCAAGCAGGCATCCATTCTGACCACATCTACCAGCCACACCGCAGTTGCTTCTCCTGGCCCTGGTACGCAGCTGCAGTACCATGACTACTACCATGTGAGCGGTGGCGATCAGGGCAACTGCCCAGATGGTGCGGCCATTCAGGCTATACCTTTCTCATCGTGGTAG